The following coding sequences lie in one Arachis ipaensis cultivar K30076 chromosome B03, Araip1.1, whole genome shotgun sequence genomic window:
- the LOC107634432 gene encoding protein LURP-one-related 6-like, which yields MTNIVPIVSKLYCYSSETVLVVRRRPNVVNGGGFVVSECGSQSHRVVFKVDGCGVLGTKGELFLRDANGDALLLMRRKGGMVEALSIYNKWKGYSLEYEGLQDLVFSLKEPNSCLVKKNGIKISTEPRVDSKKGRDFEIRGHFPDKNCSIVDTRGNVVAQVGVNKEVEKLMASKDLYHVVVQPGIDQAFVFGVIAILDYIYGESTRC from the exons ATGACGAATATCGTACCTATAGTAAGCAAATTGTATTGCTATTCTTCTGAGACAGTGCTTGTGGTTAGGAGGAGGCCAAATGTGGTGAATGGAGGAGGGTTTGTGGTGAGTGAGTGTGGTTCTCAGAGTCACAGGGTTGTCTTCAAGGTTGATGGTTGTGGTGTTCTTGGCACAAAAGGTGAACTCTTTCTAAGAGATGCCAATGGTGATGCTTTGCTTCTCATGCGTAGAAAG GGAGGGATGGTTGAGGCACTAAGCATTTACAACAAATGGAAAGGATACAGCCTAGAATATGAGGGATTACAGGACCTGGTTTTCAGCTTAAAAGAACCAAATTCTTGTTTGGTTAAGAAGAATGGAATTAAAATCTCCACGGAACCCAGGGTTGATAGCAAAAAAGGCAGAGACTTTGAGATCAGGGGCCATTTCCCTGACAAGAATTGTAGCATTGTTGACACCAGGGGCAACGTAGTTGCACAG GTTGGGGTGAataaggaagtggagaaattgaTGGCAAGTAAGGACTTGTATCATGTGGTGGTGCAACCTGGGATTGATCAAGCTTTTGTTTTCGGTGTCATTGCCATCCTTGACTACATTTATGGCGAATCTACTCGCTGTTAG
- the LOC107630450 gene encoding aldehyde dehydrogenase family 7 member A1 isoform X1 — protein sequence MGSEDKGLGFFKEIGLASNNIGSYINGQWKANGSSTTSLNPSNNQAIAQVTEPTLQDYEEGLNACNEAAKIWMTVPAPKRGEIVRQIGEALRAKLEPLGKLVSLEMGKILPEGIGEVQEIIDMCDYAVGLSRQLNGQIIPSERPDHMMLETWNPLGIVGVITAFNFPCAVLGWNACIALVCGNCVVWKGAPTTPLITIAVTKLVAEVLEKNNLPGAIFTSFCGGAEIGQAIAKDTRIPLVSFTGSTKVGLMVQKIVNERFGKCLLELSGNNAIIVMDDADIKLAVRSILFAAVGTAGQRCTTCRRLFVHESIYKDVLDQLVEVYKQVKIGDPLEKGTLVGPLHTRSSVENFKNGISAIKSQGGKILTGGSIVDSEGNFVQPTIVEISPDAPVVKEELFGPVLYVMKFQTLEEAIILNNSVPQGLSSSIFTRRPEAIFKWIGPRGSDCGIVNVNIPTNGAEIGGAFGGEKATGGGREAGSDSWKQYMRRSTCTINYGSELPLAQGINFG from the exons ATGGGTTCGGAGGACAAAGGGTTGGGGTTCTTTAAGGAGATCGGTTTGGCTTCCAACAATATTGGCTCTTACATTAACGGCCAATGGAAGGCCAACggttcttcaaccacttctcttAATCCTTCTAACAATCAG GCTATTGCTCAAGTGACCGAACCAACTTTGCAAGATTATGAGGAGGGATTGAATGCTTGCAATGAAGCAGCTAAAATATGGATGACA GTTCCAGCGCCTAAGAGAGGTGAGATTGTAAGACAGATTGGTGAAGCATTAAGGGCTAAGTTGGAGCCTCTTGGTAAATTGGTGTCTCTTGAGATGGGAAAAATTCTTCCCGAAGGAATCGGGGAGGTTCAG GAAATTATCGACATGTGTGATTATGCTGTTGGGCTAAGCAGGCAATTGAATGGACAAATTATACCATCAGAAC GTCCAGACCACATGATGCTTGAG ACATGGAACCCACTGGGAATAGTTGGCGTGATAACTGCTTTCAACTTTCCATGTGCTGTTCTAG GGTGGAATGCTTGCATTGCATTAGTCTGTGGTAACTGTGTTGTCTG GAAGGGCGCTCCAACAACTCCATTGATAACTATTGCTGTGACAAAGCTAGTAGCTGAAGTTCTTGAGAAGAACAACTTGCCTGGTGCAATATTCACCTCTTTCTGTGGAGGTGCGGAAATTGGTCAGGCAATAGCAAAAGACACGCGCATTCCCCTGGTCTCATTTACTGGAAGTACAAAG GTCGGCTTGATGGTCCAGAAAATAGTTAATGAAAGATTTGGCAAATGCCTGCTTGAGCTAAGTGGTAACAATGCAATTATAGTCATGGATGATGCAGACATCAAACTTGCTGTGCGCTCTATTCTGTTTGCTGCTGTAGGAACTGCTGGTCAGCGTTGCACAACATGCCGTAGACTG TTTGTGCATGAGAGTATTTACAAAGATGTACTAGATCAACTTGTTGAAGTCTACAAACAAGTAAAAATTGGGGACCCCCTCGAGAAAGGGACTCTAGTTGGCCCCTTGCATACTCGTTCTTCAGTGGAAAACTTCAAGAATGGTATTTCAGCCATAAAATCACAG GGAGGGAAGATCTTAACAGGTGGGTCCATAGTAGATTCGGAAGGAAATTTTGTACAACCGACAATTGTTGAGATTTCTCCAGATGCTCCTGTAGTTAAAGAGGAATTGTTTGGTCCAGTACTATATGTTATGAAATTTCAG ACTCTAGAAGAAGCAATTATCTTGAACAATTCTGTTCCTCAAGGGCTGAGTAGTTCAATCTTCACAAGACGACCTGAAGCTATATTCAAGTGGATTGG GCCACGAGGTAGTGATTGTGGTATAGTGAATGTAAACATACCGACAAATGGAGCTGAGATTGGTGGTGCCTTTGGTGGGGAAAAGGCGACCGGCGGTGGTCGTGAAGCAGGAAGTGACTCTTGGAAGCAATACATGCGCCGTTCTACATG TACCATCAATTATGGAAGTGAACTCCCATTAGCTCAGGGAATAAACTTTGGCTAG
- the LOC107630450 gene encoding aldehyde dehydrogenase family 7 member A1 isoform X2, with protein sequence MTVPAPKRGEIVRQIGEALRAKLEPLGKLVSLEMGKILPEGIGEVQEIIDMCDYAVGLSRQLNGQIIPSERPDHMMLETWNPLGIVGVITAFNFPCAVLGWNACIALVCGNCVVWKGAPTTPLITIAVTKLVAEVLEKNNLPGAIFTSFCGGAEIGQAIAKDTRIPLVSFTGSTKVGLMVQKIVNERFGKCLLELSGNNAIIVMDDADIKLAVRSILFAAVGTAGQRCTTCRRLFVHESIYKDVLDQLVEVYKQVKIGDPLEKGTLVGPLHTRSSVENFKNGISAIKSQGGKILTGGSIVDSEGNFVQPTIVEISPDAPVVKEELFGPVLYVMKFQTLEEAIILNNSVPQGLSSSIFTRRPEAIFKWIGPRGSDCGIVNVNIPTNGAEIGGAFGGEKATGGGREAGSDSWKQYMRRSTCTINYGSELPLAQGINFG encoded by the exons ATGACA GTTCCAGCGCCTAAGAGAGGTGAGATTGTAAGACAGATTGGTGAAGCATTAAGGGCTAAGTTGGAGCCTCTTGGTAAATTGGTGTCTCTTGAGATGGGAAAAATTCTTCCCGAAGGAATCGGGGAGGTTCAG GAAATTATCGACATGTGTGATTATGCTGTTGGGCTAAGCAGGCAATTGAATGGACAAATTATACCATCAGAAC GTCCAGACCACATGATGCTTGAG ACATGGAACCCACTGGGAATAGTTGGCGTGATAACTGCTTTCAACTTTCCATGTGCTGTTCTAG GGTGGAATGCTTGCATTGCATTAGTCTGTGGTAACTGTGTTGTCTG GAAGGGCGCTCCAACAACTCCATTGATAACTATTGCTGTGACAAAGCTAGTAGCTGAAGTTCTTGAGAAGAACAACTTGCCTGGTGCAATATTCACCTCTTTCTGTGGAGGTGCGGAAATTGGTCAGGCAATAGCAAAAGACACGCGCATTCCCCTGGTCTCATTTACTGGAAGTACAAAG GTCGGCTTGATGGTCCAGAAAATAGTTAATGAAAGATTTGGCAAATGCCTGCTTGAGCTAAGTGGTAACAATGCAATTATAGTCATGGATGATGCAGACATCAAACTTGCTGTGCGCTCTATTCTGTTTGCTGCTGTAGGAACTGCTGGTCAGCGTTGCACAACATGCCGTAGACTG TTTGTGCATGAGAGTATTTACAAAGATGTACTAGATCAACTTGTTGAAGTCTACAAACAAGTAAAAATTGGGGACCCCCTCGAGAAAGGGACTCTAGTTGGCCCCTTGCATACTCGTTCTTCAGTGGAAAACTTCAAGAATGGTATTTCAGCCATAAAATCACAG GGAGGGAAGATCTTAACAGGTGGGTCCATAGTAGATTCGGAAGGAAATTTTGTACAACCGACAATTGTTGAGATTTCTCCAGATGCTCCTGTAGTTAAAGAGGAATTGTTTGGTCCAGTACTATATGTTATGAAATTTCAG ACTCTAGAAGAAGCAATTATCTTGAACAATTCTGTTCCTCAAGGGCTGAGTAGTTCAATCTTCACAAGACGACCTGAAGCTATATTCAAGTGGATTGG GCCACGAGGTAGTGATTGTGGTATAGTGAATGTAAACATACCGACAAATGGAGCTGAGATTGGTGGTGCCTTTGGTGGGGAAAAGGCGACCGGCGGTGGTCGTGAAGCAGGAAGTGACTCTTGGAAGCAATACATGCGCCGTTCTACATG TACCATCAATTATGGAAGTGAACTCCCATTAGCTCAGGGAATAAACTTTGGCTAG